In Haliotis asinina isolate JCU_RB_2024 chromosome 15, JCU_Hal_asi_v2, whole genome shotgun sequence, one DNA window encodes the following:
- the LOC137265645 gene encoding leucine-rich repeat and fibronectin type-III domain-containing protein 5-like, which produces MKCVQQWTLHPNLGLCLLVFIALSHIEYSVACPKDCFCPQHSNNVYCSRKRLPAIPMGIPFNTVELNLNENEFENQVLSRRNFTNLNSLENLYLSNCGIKTITLDTFKELKKLKWLDISKNNIEFIADFTFRGLDLEHLFMNDNPGIQLSNKAFDGLSSRGLYMHRCALVNLSKEVLRPLDGTLLALWLDENKFEQFPFSWLQQFNLSHLRLGNNPFHCNCELTWLYRYYTGNPSVFSGGVVPSCSSPMLNRGKMFTQLKAEDFRCELPTFKNVDALFEVDLGKLSCTASGDPTPSVFWVRPDGTTETFYPPTEDDVRDNEGIMYVTDLHLKDSSLFKCVASNPAGNVTFTLNVAWPPEKPTSTGVAVQHPSSATVLPISDDARPRVEDSYGWTANKAEKKLGVMTDHNSVEGYFTIVDIVGAVVGTFLLTLLVCVVVFHFYYKRRERLKYEEAQVRNDKKRSPNNLYNYMAEPDENCLKMINHSNDTSIPS; this is translated from the coding sequence ATGAAGTGTGTACAACAATGGACGTTACACCCTAACCTTGGCTTGTGTCTGCTAGTGTTCATAGCGCTCAGCCATATAGAATATTCTGTCGCCTGTCCAAAGGATTGTTTTTGTCCCCAGCACAGTAATAATGTGTACTGTTCACGGAAACGTTTACCGGCTATTCCAATGGGAATTCCGTTCAACACAGTGGAGCTCAACCTAAACGAGAATGAATTTGAAAACCAAGTTCTCTCACGGAGGAATTTTACAAATTTGAATAGTTTAGAAAATTTGTACTTGAGTAACTGTGGAATCAAAACGATCACTTTGGATACATTCAAGGAACTAAAGAAGCTCAAATGGTTGGACATTAGCAAGAATAATATCGAGTTCATCGCCGACTTCACATTCCGTGGCCTAGATCTGGAGCATTTATTTATGAACGACAACCCTGGGATCCAGCTGTCTAACAAGGCGTTTGATGGGCTGTCATCTCGGGGGTTGTACATGCACAGGTGTGCCCTGGTCAATCTGTCCAAGGAGGTGCTGCGCCCTCTAGATGGGACACTTTTGGCGTTATGGTTGGATGAAAATAAATTTGAACAGTTTCCTTTTTCGTGGCTACAACAATTTAATCTGAGCCATCTTAGGCTCGGAAACAACCCGTTCCATTGTAACTGTGAGTTAACATGGCTCTACAGATATTACACAGGTAACCCATCTGTGTTTTCAGGCGGGGTGGTGCCATCGTGTAGCTCACCAATGCTCAACAGAGGAAAAATGTTCACCCAGCTCAAAGCTGAGGACTTTCGGTGTGAGCTGCCGACGTTCAAAAACGTGGATGCACTGTTTGAAGTAGATCTTGGTAAACTTTCCTGCACTGCTAGTGGTGACCCCACACCGTCCGTCTTCTGGGTGCGTCCAGATGGCACCACGGAGACATTCTACCCTCCCACTGAGGACGACGTCAGGGACAACGAAGGCATCATGTACGTGACAGACCTTCACCTAAAGGACAGCTCTTTATTCAAATGCGTTGCCAGCAACCCGGCAGGAAATGTAACATTCACCCTCAACGTTGCTTGGCCACCCGAAAAACCCACCTCCACAGGGGTAGCAGTCCAGCACCCCTCCTCAGCCACCGTGCTCCCGATCAGTGACGACGCCAGGCCCAGGGTTGAGGATTCATATGGGTGGACGGCTAACAAAGCTGAAAAGAAACTGGGCGTTATGACTGACCATAACTCCGTGGAAGGTTACTTCACAATAGTAGATATAGTAGGCGCGGTCGTTGGAACATTCCTCTTAACGCTACTGGTATGTGTGGTAGTGTTCCATTTTTATTACAAAAGAAGAGAACGCTTAAAGTACGAGGAAGCACAGGTGAGAAACGATAAAAAACGCAGCCCAAACAATTTATATAACTATATGGCTGAACCTGACGAGAACTGTTTGAAAATGATAAACCATTCAAACGATACGAGTATTCCAAGCTGA